From Pseudoalteromonas rubra, one genomic window encodes:
- a CDS encoding non-ribosomal peptide synthetase yields MNITALVDQLIAAGVKLKIKDNNLVVKLPKVISADLREQIIANKTQLKEYYLAMASTENQAEQITVQPHGEAIPLSFSQQALWFSEQSDSQANYNVPVNLKITGKFDVELAQQALNGIMDRHLILKTTYSTDAQETLRQVIHHDAQLSIHRETLPAAQLDDAKIQCIVNEEAQRGFDLQNELPIRCRAIALTGGSEPVTLLLLTLHHIATDGWSMALLVKEFTTLYESLTKGEAAQLAALDIQYADFAQWQHQHNSDKSAKQLDYWRAQLDGLPHTHSLPLDGSRDSQARGQGGILNRVLPETVKQGLQTLASRFDMTTFMLLHAALALVFSRHSRSHDIVIGSPQANRQNPQLHNLIGFFVNTLVYRVNTDQASLADYLHHVRQVHIDAQLNQEVPFEALVQALTPTRTSGQTPLFQIIVDTDNDYQQSDASGLPGIKLEPLTHSAVTIKYDLDLALKMTESGVSCYWAYDRGLFTEHHVGQLADDLCNVLTHLSQPSPASDTILQALYASMAGNTLTPEINTSSSAAHSILEQVSQIAQFAPERVAAQYQQHSLSYAALEARANLLADWLIAQNYGGRDKIIAIEASRTLDTLVAILAIWKAGCAYLPIDPAHPQQRIQFMLEDSCAIAVLGRAGTSALQTAAGQSAVPYLDMTQCDEADLVAGSVRQTSPDADSLAYVIYTSGTTGKPKGVMIEHANLNHYLTHLNTQLAAQVTDGVVSTSLSFDATVTSLFMPLLRGGVVNLTCDEDKACEQVVQALETAQAALLFKLTPAHLQLIAAKMTQQNSHKHVIILGGEQLNLDTIAQLRSYLPETVFVNEYGPTETTVGSHWKCIEEGHQTPISMGAPITNMQGIVLDEEGQPVPPYAIGELYLTGPGVARGYLNRPQLSAERFIDNPAYQSGQPACYRKLYKTGDLVRTLGNSEMTFIGRIDEQVKLNGYRIELEEVKRQIAAQGLVEQAEVLLVEQQAQMRLVAFIELTSEGTLLVNQQGEAAMTEGLIQALAEQLPEYMIPADYLVIEHWPLTVNGKLDSNQLAQLATTQQSAVYAAPETEMEAHINQLWADILSLQEREIGRDGHFFKLGGNSILLIKMLGSLKKQWGISLAFNEVFNRVVLRDLAQYVQQKVTEKQAQEALEEKATEAEGWL; encoded by the coding sequence GTGAATATAACAGCATTAGTCGATCAGCTCATCGCAGCTGGCGTTAAACTCAAGATCAAAGACAATAACCTTGTCGTGAAGTTACCTAAAGTCATCTCGGCCGACCTGCGCGAGCAAATCATTGCGAATAAAACGCAATTGAAGGAATACTATCTGGCAATGGCCAGCACCGAGAACCAGGCAGAACAGATTACTGTGCAACCACATGGCGAAGCCATACCGTTGTCATTCTCTCAGCAGGCGTTGTGGTTTTCAGAGCAAAGTGATAGCCAAGCCAATTACAATGTGCCTGTTAACTTAAAAATCACCGGTAAGTTTGATGTCGAGCTGGCACAACAAGCACTGAATGGCATTATGGATCGCCACCTGATCCTTAAAACGACGTATTCAACGGATGCCCAGGAGACACTCCGTCAGGTGATCCATCACGATGCTCAGCTGAGTATTCATCGTGAGACGTTGCCAGCAGCCCAGCTGGATGATGCAAAAATACAGTGTATCGTCAATGAAGAAGCACAGCGCGGCTTTGACCTGCAGAATGAATTGCCGATCCGGTGTCGCGCGATAGCGCTGACGGGGGGATCAGAGCCGGTGACTTTATTGCTGTTAACCCTCCATCATATCGCGACGGATGGCTGGTCGATGGCCTTGTTGGTCAAAGAATTCACAACCCTGTATGAGAGCCTGACGAAAGGGGAAGCAGCACAGCTTGCTGCGCTGGACATTCAGTACGCCGACTTTGCCCAGTGGCAGCATCAGCATAACTCAGATAAATCAGCTAAGCAGTTAGACTACTGGCGCGCGCAGCTGGATGGCCTGCCGCATACCCATAGTCTGCCTCTGGATGGTTCGCGTGATAGCCAGGCGAGGGGGCAGGGGGGGATACTGAACAGAGTCCTGCCTGAAACAGTCAAACAGGGCTTACAGACGCTGGCAAGCCGCTTTGATATGACCACCTTTATGCTATTGCATGCCGCTCTGGCACTGGTGTTTTCCCGTCACAGTCGAAGCCATGATATTGTTATTGGCAGTCCGCAGGCGAACCGCCAGAACCCACAGTTACATAACCTGATAGGTTTCTTCGTCAATACGCTGGTCTATCGGGTCAATACGGATCAGGCGTCTCTGGCGGATTATTTACATCATGTCAGACAGGTGCATATTGATGCACAATTGAATCAGGAGGTGCCGTTTGAAGCCCTGGTCCAGGCATTGACACCCACCCGAACATCAGGCCAGACACCCTTATTTCAAATCATAGTCGACACCGACAATGATTATCAGCAGTCCGACGCGTCAGGCCTGCCGGGTATTAAACTGGAGCCACTGACTCACAGTGCGGTCACAATTAAATATGACTTAGACTTAGCGCTGAAGATGACCGAGAGCGGAGTCAGTTGTTACTGGGCTTATGATCGGGGGCTGTTCACTGAGCACCATGTCGGCCAACTGGCGGACGATCTGTGCAATGTCCTGACTCATCTGAGTCAGCCATCACCAGCTTCTGACACGATACTGCAAGCGCTCTACGCCAGTATGGCCGGGAACACACTGACACCGGAGATAAATACCTCGTCATCAGCAGCGCATTCAATCCTGGAGCAGGTTTCACAGATTGCACAGTTCGCACCTGAGCGTGTGGCTGCACAGTACCAACAACACAGTCTGAGCTATGCGGCTTTGGAGGCGCGGGCGAACCTGCTGGCTGACTGGCTGATAGCACAGAACTACGGCGGTCGTGACAAGATCATTGCCATTGAAGCCAGCCGCACACTCGATACTCTGGTTGCCATTTTGGCTATCTGGAAAGCGGGGTGTGCCTACCTGCCGATTGATCCGGCACATCCACAACAGCGGATCCAGTTTATGCTTGAAGACAGCTGCGCGATTGCGGTATTAGGTCGTGCAGGTACGAGCGCCCTGCAAACTGCTGCCGGGCAAAGTGCAGTCCCGTATCTCGATATGACGCAGTGCGATGAAGCTGACCTTGTTGCGGGCAGCGTAAGACAAACGTCACCGGATGCAGACAGCCTGGCCTATGTGATTTATACCTCAGGCACCACCGGGAAGCCGAAAGGGGTGATGATTGAACACGCTAACCTGAATCATTATCTGACGCACCTGAACACTCAGTTAGCAGCACAAGTGACCGATGGTGTAGTCAGTACATCACTGAGCTTTGATGCTACCGTAACAAGCCTGTTTATGCCGTTACTCAGAGGTGGCGTGGTTAACCTGACCTGTGACGAAGATAAAGCATGTGAACAGGTGGTACAGGCGCTGGAGACGGCACAAGCCGCATTGCTATTTAAACTGACACCCGCACATCTGCAACTGATAGCCGCTAAAATGACACAACAAAATTCCCACAAGCACGTCATTATTCTCGGTGGAGAGCAGCTCAATTTAGACACCATTGCGCAGTTACGCAGCTACCTGCCTGAGACGGTGTTTGTAAACGAGTACGGGCCTACAGAAACGACGGTCGGCAGTCACTGGAAGTGTATCGAGGAAGGCCATCAGACGCCTATTTCTATGGGCGCACCGATAACAAATATGCAAGGTATTGTGCTGGATGAAGAAGGCCAGCCAGTTCCCCCTTACGCCATCGGGGAGCTATACCTGACGGGGCCGGGAGTGGCCCGTGGTTATCTTAATCGACCTCAGTTAAGTGCCGAGCGGTTCATTGATAACCCGGCCTACCAGAGCGGCCAGCCGGCCTGTTACCGCAAGCTATATAAAACCGGTGACCTGGTCAGAACGCTGGGCAATTCAGAAATGACTTTTATCGGGCGTATCGATGAGCAGGTTAAGCTCAACGGGTACCGAATTGAGCTCGAAGAAGTGAAGCGCCAGATAGCAGCTCAGGGGTTGGTCGAACAGGCAGAAGTCCTGTTGGTTGAACAACAAGCGCAGATGCGACTGGTGGCCTTTATTGAACTGACTTCTGAAGGGACACTGCTGGTAAATCAGCAGGGCGAGGCGGCTATGACCGAAGGTCTGATACAGGCGTTGGCCGAGCAGCTACCAGAATACATGATCCCGGCTGACTATCTGGTGATTGAGCACTGGCCTTTGACGGTCAATGGCAAGCTCGACAGCAATCAGTTGGCGCAACTGGCAACAACTCAGCAAAGCGCGGTGTATGCAGCGCCAGAGACGGAAATGGAAGCCCATATTAACCAACTCTGGGCCGATATTCTGTCGTTGCAGGAGCGCGAAATTGGTCGTGACGGACATTTCTTCAAGCTCGGTGGTAACTCTATTTTACTGATAAAAATGCTCGGCAGTCTGAAAAAGCAATGGGGCATTTCGCTTGCATTTAATGAGGTCTTTAATCGCGTGGTGCTGCGAGATCTGGCCCAGTACGTCCAGCAGAAAGTGACTGAAAAGCAAGCCCAAGAGGCATTGGAAGAAAAAGCCACAGAGGCGGAGGGGTGGTTATGA